The Arachis duranensis cultivar V14167 chromosome 2, aradu.V14167.gnm2.J7QH, whole genome shotgun sequence genome has a window encoding:
- the LOC107475149 gene encoding omega-3 fatty acid desaturase, chloroplastic produces MATWVLSECGLRPLPPMFPRPRTGSISCTKSSSINSTFLSSDLKSFQQQTRFQCCSFKERRRSWEIKVSVPLRVGTIEEEEEEEGIINGVVEKREVCEFDPGAPPPFKLSDIRAAIPKHCWVKDPWRSMSYVVRDVVVVLGLAAAAAHLNNWIVWPLYWAAQGTMFWALFVLGHDCGHGSFSNNPKLNSVVGHLLHSSILVPYHGWRISHRTHHQNHGHVENDESWHPLPEKIFKSLDNVTRTLRFTIPFPMLAYPIYLWSRSPGKTGSHFHPDSDLFVSNERKDVITSTICWAAMASLLVGLGFVMGPIQLLKLYGIPYVLFVMWLDFVTYLHHHGHEDKLPWYRGEEWSYLRGGLTTLDRDYGWINNIHHDIGTHVIHHLFPQIPHYHLIEATEAAKPVLGKYYREPKKSLPLPFHLIGDLMRSMKKDHYVSDTGDVVYYQTDPTLGGSSTSI; encoded by the exons ATGGCAACATGGGTCTTATCAGAATGTGGGTTAAGGCCTCTTCCCCCAATGTTCCCTAGACCAAGAACTGGATCCATTTCATGCACCAAATCTTCTTCTATAAACTCCACATTCTTATCCTCAGATCTGAAGAGCTTCCAACAACAAACAAGGTTCCAATGTTGTAGTTTtaaggagagaagaagaagctggGAGATTAAGGTTAGTGTACCTTTAAGGGTTGGCACCattgaggaggaagaagaagaagaaggaatcatCAATGGTGTTGTTGAAAAAAGAGAAGTTTGTGAATTTGACCCTGGTGCACCACCACCATTCAAATTGAGTGACATAAGAGCAGCAATACCTAAGCACTGTTGGGTGAAGGATCCATGGAGGTCAATGAGTTATGTTGTGAgagatgttgttgttgttcttggtTTGGCGGCTGCTGCTGCACACCTCAACAATTGGATTGTTTGGCCTCTCTATTGGGCTGCTCAAGGAACCATGTTTTGGGCACTTTTTGTTCTTGGTCATGATTG tgGTCATGGAAGCTTCTCAAACAATCCCAAACTGAACAGTGTTGTTGGACATTTGCTGCATTCTTCAATTCTAGTACCATATCATGGATG GAGAATTAGTCATAGAACTCATCATCAAAACCATGGCCATGTTGAAAATGATGAATCTTGGCACCCG CTGCCTGAAAAAATCTTCAAGAGCTTGGACAATGTAACACGTACCTTAAGATTCACAATACCTTTTCCAATGCTTGCATATCCTATATACCTT TGGAGCAGAAGTCCTGGGAAGACAGGTTCTCACTTTCATCCAGATAGTGACTTGTTTGTCTCAAATGAGAGAAAAGATGTTATCACTTCAACAATTTGTTGGGCAGCCATGGCTTCTTTGCTAGTTGGGTTAGGGTTTGTGATGGGTCCAATCCAATTGCTTAAGCTTTATGGCATTCCTTACGTG CTTTTTGTTATGTGGTTGGACTTTGTTACTTATTTGCATCACCATGGCCATGAAGACAAATTACCATGGTACCGTGGAGAG GAATGGAGCTACCTTAGGGGCGGGCTTACAACTCTTGATCGTGACTATGGTTGGATTAATAATATTCACCATGATATTGGAACTCATGTCATACATCATCTCTTTCCTCAAATTCCCCATTATCACTTAATAGAAGCA ACTGAAGCAGCAAAGCCAGTTCTTGGAAAGTATTACCGAGAGCCAAAGAAATCTCTACCTCTTCCATTTCACCTTATTGGAGATTTGATGAGAAGCATGAAGAAAGATCATTATGTTAGTGACACTGGTGATGTTGTTTATTACCAAACAGACCCTACACTTGGTGGCTCTTCTACATCAATTTAA